The following are from one region of the Candidatus Krumholzibacteriota bacterium genome:
- the hcp gene encoding hydroxylamine reductase, with translation MFCFQCQETAKNSGCTVRGVCGKSEQTSHYQDLLIYTLKGISIYGVKAAEKGDSLTKAGRFITSSLFATITNANFDDEIFKSLIKKGLEIRDDLASRYGSDAGDDLHDAATWKPGPGKGMEDKAIETGVPLTGDEDQRSLRELLVYGLKGISAYAHHAEVLGHEDEKIYAFIMEALASTTMELSLDDMVAMVMKSGSMAVETMALLDKANSTTYGNPEITVVDTGVRTNPGILISGHDLKDLDELLKQTEGSGVDIYTHSEMLPANYYPAFKKYGHLAGNYGNAWWKQNTEFESFNGPILMTTNCITPVQDSYRERIFTTGMAGYPGIRHIPDRKDGNPKDFSEIIELAKRSKPPVELENGKITGGFAHNQVMALADKVVDAVKSGAISRFVVMAGCDGRQKGRNYFSEVAAGLPDDTVILTAGCAKYRYNKLDLGDIGGIPRVLDAGQCNDSYSLAVIALKLKEVFGLDDINDLPISFDIAWYEQKAVAVLLALLSLGVKGIRLGPTLPAFLSPNVVKVLVDNFDIKPTGDAEEDIASIVRGE, from the coding sequence ATGTTCTGTTTTCAGTGCCAGGAGACGGCTAAAAACAGCGGATGCACGGTCAGGGGGGTCTGTGGCAAGAGCGAACAGACATCCCATTACCAGGATCTTCTGATCTACACGCTCAAAGGTATTTCCATATACGGGGTCAAAGCGGCGGAAAAAGGGGATTCACTGACGAAAGCGGGAAGGTTCATCACGAGCTCACTTTTCGCGACGATAACCAACGCCAATTTTGACGATGAGATATTCAAAAGCCTGATAAAGAAAGGGTTGGAGATAAGGGATGATCTTGCTTCCAGGTATGGTTCCGATGCCGGGGATGACCTGCACGACGCGGCGACATGGAAGCCCGGTCCTGGCAAAGGGATGGAGGACAAGGCGATCGAGACCGGTGTCCCCCTCACCGGCGATGAGGATCAGCGCTCGTTGCGGGAATTGCTTGTCTATGGTCTGAAAGGGATATCGGCGTATGCTCATCATGCCGAGGTCCTCGGTCATGAGGATGAGAAGATATATGCCTTCATCATGGAAGCTCTCGCGTCGACGACCATGGAACTTTCTCTCGATGATATGGTTGCCATGGTCATGAAATCCGGTAGTATGGCCGTTGAAACGATGGCTCTTCTTGACAAGGCCAACAGTACGACGTATGGCAACCCCGAGATAACGGTCGTTGATACGGGAGTGAGGACTAATCCTGGCATCCTCATCTCAGGCCATGATCTGAAAGATCTCGATGAACTGCTGAAACAGACTGAAGGTTCCGGAGTCGATATTTACACGCACAGCGAGATGCTTCCCGCCAATTACTATCCAGCGTTCAAAAAGTACGGCCATCTGGCGGGAAATTACGGAAACGCGTGGTGGAAGCAGAACACCGAATTCGAATCATTCAACGGCCCGATACTGATGACGACGAACTGTATTACTCCAGTTCAGGATTCCTACCGCGAAAGAATATTTACCACCGGAATGGCCGGGTATCCGGGGATCAGGCATATCCCTGACCGGAAAGACGGGAATCCGAAAGATTTCTCGGAGATCATAGAACTTGCCAAGAGATCAAAACCGCCCGTCGAACTGGAGAACGGAAAAATTACCGGCGGATTCGCGCACAATCAGGTAATGGCTCTTGCCGACAAGGTTGTCGATGCGGTCAAGAGCGGCGCTATCAGCAGGTTTGTGGTGATGGCCGGATGCGATGGACGGCAGAAAGGGAGAAATTATTTCAGCGAAGTCGCCGCAGGACTACCCGATGATACGGTCATACTTACCGCCGGATGCGCCAAATACAGGTATAATAAGCTCGACCTGGGAGATATAGGGGGAATTCCCAGGGTGCTCGACGCCGGCCAGTGTAACGACAGTTATTCTCTCGCGGTCATCGCCCTGAAACTCAAGGAGGTCTTCGGGCTTGACGATATCAACGATCTGCCGATCTCTTTCGATATCGCCTGGTATGAGCAGAAAGCTGTCGCGGTCCTGCTGGCCCTGCTCTCGCTCGGCGTCAAGGGGATCCGTCTCGGACCTACATTGCCGGCCTTTCTCTCGCCAAATGTCGTGAAGGTCCTGGTCGATAATTTCGATATAAAACCGACCGGAGATGCCGAGGAAGATATCGCTTCGATCGTGAGGGGGGAATGA
- the lepA gene encoding elongation factor 4 produces MKQIRNFSITAHIDHGKSTLADRMIQYAGMVEDRNFRNQLLDNMDIERERGITIKSQTVCIPYTARSGKEYILNLIDTPGHVDFSYEVSRALASCEGVLLLVDASQGVEAQTQANLYLALEHNLEIIPVINKIDLPSADIERTREMIDVELGINGDDAILCSAREGKGIQDIFEAITEKIPAPSGDANRPLRALIFDAQYDPFRGAIISCRIVDGIIKTGDTIRLMSLGTTHKVEEVGVFKLVREKRGKLQAGEVGYIIAGIKTVSDTRIGDTIILDDGPPVDPLPGFKEVKPVVFSSIYPIDSDDNAALTDALEKYKLNDASLTYQKDSSAALGQGFRCGFLGLLHLEVFQERLEREFNQSIIMTSPSVEYRFILTNGEEMTVDNPEYYPDPALIETAMEPFIKATIMIPEKYMGSVMKLCLARRGVNSHFHYPLPGRIEIFFDMPLAEVIHDFYDKLKTITQGYGSFDYDLLDYRKDDLVKIDILVNGEKVDALSAIVHRERARSRAMQICDRLREEIPRHMFKIAIQGAIGGKVIARSTISAMRKDVTAKCYGGDITRKRKLLEKQAKGKKRMKAIGKIMIPQEAFVAVLRASDD; encoded by the coding sequence ATGAAACAAATAAGGAATTTCAGTATAACGGCCCATATCGATCATGGAAAGTCCACTCTGGCAGACAGAATGATCCAGTATGCCGGCATGGTCGAGGACCGCAATTTCAGAAATCAGCTTCTTGATAATATGGATATTGAACGTGAGCGGGGGATCACGATAAAAAGCCAGACAGTATGCATTCCGTACACGGCAAGATCGGGAAAAGAATATATTTTGAACCTGATCGATACTCCCGGGCATGTCGATTTTTCCTACGAAGTCTCGAGGGCACTAGCGTCCTGCGAAGGGGTCCTTCTCCTGGTCGATGCCAGCCAGGGAGTCGAGGCGCAGACCCAGGCTAATCTGTATCTGGCCCTTGAGCATAACCTTGAGATAATCCCGGTCATAAACAAGATAGATCTTCCATCGGCTGATATCGAACGGACGAGAGAGATGATCGATGTGGAACTTGGGATCAATGGAGATGATGCTATCCTCTGCAGCGCCAGGGAAGGGAAGGGTATACAGGATATTTTTGAGGCGATAACTGAAAAAATACCCGCGCCGTCAGGAGACGCGAACAGACCTTTGCGCGCGCTTATATTCGATGCTCAGTACGACCCGTTCCGTGGAGCAATCATAAGTTGCAGGATCGTCGATGGAATCATAAAGACAGGGGATACTATACGCCTGATGTCTCTCGGGACCACTCACAAGGTCGAGGAGGTGGGGGTATTCAAGCTCGTAAGGGAAAAAAGGGGAAAGCTGCAGGCCGGGGAGGTCGGATATATAATAGCGGGAATAAAGACGGTGAGTGATACGCGCATCGGGGATACTATCATTCTTGACGATGGCCCGCCTGTCGATCCTCTCCCTGGGTTCAAGGAGGTCAAACCTGTCGTATTCTCTTCCATCTATCCTATCGACTCGGATGATAACGCGGCCCTGACTGACGCTCTTGAGAAGTATAAACTCAATGACGCTTCGCTCACTTATCAAAAAGACTCATCCGCGGCGTTGGGCCAGGGATTCAGATGCGGATTTCTGGGATTGCTTCATCTCGAGGTCTTCCAGGAAAGGCTTGAGAGGGAATTCAACCAGTCGATAATAATGACTTCGCCGAGCGTGGAATATAGATTCATACTTACAAACGGTGAAGAGATGACAGTAGATAATCCCGAATATTATCCCGATCCGGCGCTGATAGAGACGGCGATGGAGCCCTTTATCAAGGCCACTATAATGATCCCGGAAAAATACATGGGCTCGGTGATGAAGCTCTGCCTGGCCCGCAGGGGAGTCAACTCTCATTTTCACTACCCGCTGCCGGGCAGGATCGAGATATTTTTTGATATGCCCCTTGCTGAAGTGATCCATGATTTCTACGACAAGCTGAAAACGATCACCCAGGGGTATGGATCGTTCGATTACGATCTGCTCGATTATCGAAAAGACGATCTGGTAAAAATAGATATTCTGGTAAATGGCGAGAAGGTGGACGCTCTTTCAGCCATCGTGCACCGTGAACGGGCCAGGTCCCGGGCGATGCAGATCTGCGACCGGCTCAGGGAGGAGATCCCTCGCCATATGTTCAAGATCGCCATTCAGGGAGCCATAGGAGGCAAGGTCATAGCCCGCTCGACTATTTCAGCGATGAGGAAAGATGTCACCGCCAAATGTTACGGGGGGGATATCACAAGAAAGAGAAAACTCCTTGAGAAGCAGGCGAAAGGTAAGAAGAGGATGAAGGCGATCGGAAAGATCATGATTCCGCAGGAGGCCTTCGTGGCGGTGCTCAGGGCAAGCGATGATTGA
- the hemW gene encoding radical SAM family heme chaperone HemW, whose translation MIERSPGLYIHIPFCGRRCGYCDFYSIENEELQEDFFNVLTKEARLYSRQFSEFGTIYLGGGTPSFPDASNISALLEEVSDIFSFQPDREITIEVNPDDISREKIESYRRSGVGRVSMGVQSFDEGELVFLQRRHDSEAARRAIVTVREAGVGDLGLDLIFGFHNHSEESWRRTLEEAVRFLPEHISCYQMTISESTDMGRLLAEGKISEISDELQRSLFLLADEILTANGYLHYEVSNFAREERFISRHNSRYWNRTDYLGLGPSAHSLRADRRWWNIASVEKYCDLADKGISCVSGEEELSPEQISIEDLYLGLRTAHGVPLSLLSGFAGGMRTVDELIRERLLFIRDDRAIPTIAGFLVADTLPLLFL comes from the coding sequence ATGATTGAAAGATCTCCGGGTTTATATATTCACATTCCATTCTGCGGCAGGCGATGTGGTTATTGCGATTTCTATTCAATCGAAAATGAAGAACTGCAGGAAGATTTTTTCAATGTCCTGACGAAGGAAGCGCGTTTATACAGCAGACAGTTCAGTGAGTTCGGCACCATCTACCTGGGCGGGGGCACTCCGTCTTTTCCTGACGCTTCCAATATCTCTGCTTTGCTGGAAGAGGTCTCGGATATATTCTCATTCCAGCCTGACAGGGAGATCACGATAGAGGTGAATCCCGACGATATCTCCAGGGAAAAAATCGAATCGTACCGCAGATCCGGCGTAGGAAGAGTAAGTATGGGCGTTCAGTCGTTCGATGAAGGCGAACTGGTCTTTCTTCAGCGAAGGCATGATTCCGAGGCGGCGCGGAGAGCGATAGTAACTGTTCGTGAGGCGGGTGTCGGTGATCTTGGATTGGATCTGATTTTTGGATTTCACAACCATTCGGAAGAATCCTGGAGAAGGACGCTTGAAGAGGCAGTCAGGTTTTTACCGGAGCATATCTCCTGTTACCAGATGACAATATCAGAATCGACTGATATGGGAAGGCTTCTGGCCGAAGGGAAGATCAGCGAGATATCCGATGAATTGCAGCGTTCACTTTTTCTGCTCGCCGACGAGATTCTTACGGCAAACGGGTACCTTCATTATGAGGTCTCCAATTTTGCGAGAGAAGAAAGGTTTATTTCCAGGCATAACAGCAGGTACTGGAATCGAACCGATTATCTCGGACTTGGGCCCTCAGCGCATTCATTAAGAGCTGATCGAAGATGGTGGAATATCGCGTCAGTTGAAAAATATTGCGATCTGGCGGATAAAGGAATCAGCTGCGTAAGTGGAGAAGAAGAACTATCGCCGGAACAGATCTCGATCGAGGACCTGTATCTGGGATTAAGGACTGCGCATGGAGTACCACTTTCCCTCCTGAGCGGTTTTGCAGGAGGAATGAGGACCGTGGACGAATTGATCAGGGAACGGCTCCTTTTCATCCGTGACGACCGGGCCATCCCGACGATAGCTGGATTCCTTGTCGCTGACACGCTACCTCTTCTTTTTTTATAG
- a CDS encoding T9SS type A sorting domain-containing protein — translation MKTLCAKLALILTLVSSHTAGEPFDTIHHDLISKIDAARSGRLSTGILRMPDPTPSQTAYDVKHYDISIAINPATHQVEGRVIITLESMYGNLYEIDIDADAILNILSVSIPAKPSAVWGRVADMITVTIPSGLSAGEEIRIEILYDGFPEGAVDPGLFFRVFDGAPVIYTLSEPWGARTWYPCKDYPDDKALFDISIAVEPGLFAASNGQYIGESDTTHWGAPYRKYKWRENHPMANYLFSMAISDYVRLDDYFVHSPGETMLVTNYVYPARVNQSLVDLDIQVPALDFFSSVFGLYPFIDEKYGIAMCSIGGGMEHQTLTSYGGSLVTGDHRYDWILVHEMAHQWFGDLVTCGDWTHIWLNEGWASYSEALWFEHLEGAATLRSYMESKDIPQYWAGPVLRSPDEDDPWYYFNNVVYSKAAWVLHMLRHIMGDGNFFAATRAYLEDPRFRFSYAETDDFIEIFEGFYGSDLDWFFTPWLTREDRPDYTLLWDSYPEDGSTRLSVAVIQNQPGPYTMPVDLRISTGAGTVDTFLWVDEAEESFQLVVDDPVVDVQLDPDHWVLRELTTSTVGDEDLPPLTLLSQNYPNPFNPVTNISFTLRRPSNISLKIFDLSGAHIVTLARGYFQAGTFTRRWNGMNDHGEKVSSGLYFYRLSTDGIDMTRKMVLLR, via the coding sequence ATGAAAACTCTTTGCGCGAAACTCGCTCTTATTCTCACCCTTGTCTCATCCCATACGGCCGGGGAACCTTTCGATACTATCCATCACGATCTGATCTCAAAAATCGACGCGGCCAGATCAGGCCGGCTTTCCACTGGAATACTGAGAATGCCTGATCCTACACCATCTCAGACCGCCTATGATGTAAAACACTATGACATCTCAATTGCGATAAACCCGGCGACTCACCAGGTCGAAGGCAGGGTAATAATCACCCTTGAAAGCATGTACGGGAACCTCTACGAGATCGATATCGACGCTGACGCTATCCTAAATATCCTGTCAGTATCGATTCCCGCTAAACCTTCCGCCGTTTGGGGAAGGGTGGCCGACATGATAACTGTGACTATCCCTTCCGGCCTTTCCGCCGGAGAGGAGATCCGGATCGAAATACTATATGACGGGTTTCCCGAGGGAGCAGTCGACCCGGGACTTTTCTTCAGAGTATTCGATGGAGCTCCGGTGATCTACACGTTGAGCGAGCCCTGGGGAGCCAGAACGTGGTATCCCTGCAAGGACTACCCGGATGATAAGGCGTTGTTCGATATATCGATAGCTGTTGAACCGGGACTGTTCGCCGCTTCAAATGGTCAGTATATCGGTGAAAGCGACACTACGCACTGGGGAGCGCCTTACAGGAAGTACAAATGGCGCGAGAATCATCCCATGGCCAATTACCTCTTTTCAATGGCGATATCAGATTACGTGAGACTGGACGATTACTTCGTGCATTCACCTGGCGAGACTATGCTGGTGACCAACTATGTCTATCCGGCAAGGGTAAATCAGTCTCTCGTCGACCTGGATATTCAGGTACCGGCTCTTGATTTCTTTTCTTCCGTATTTGGCCTCTACCCCTTTATCGATGAAAAATACGGAATAGCGATGTGTTCCATAGGGGGAGGCATGGAACACCAGACATTGACAAGTTATGGAGGTTCCCTGGTGACCGGAGATCATCGTTATGACTGGATCCTGGTCCACGAAATGGCTCACCAGTGGTTTGGGGACCTCGTCACATGCGGGGACTGGACTCACATATGGTTGAATGAAGGATGGGCCAGTTACAGCGAAGCCCTCTGGTTCGAACATCTTGAAGGCGCAGCGACTCTGCGCTCCTACATGGAATCAAAGGACATCCCTCAATACTGGGCGGGGCCTGTCCTCAGATCTCCAGATGAAGATGATCCGTGGTATTACTTCAACAACGTCGTTTACAGCAAGGCTGCCTGGGTCCTGCACATGCTGAGGCATATTATGGGAGACGGAAATTTTTTCGCCGCGACTCGCGCTTATCTGGAAGATCCACGGTTCAGGTTCTCATATGCCGAGACTGACGATTTTATCGAGATATTCGAGGGGTTTTACGGTTCAGATCTTGATTGGTTTTTCACCCCCTGGCTCACCAGGGAAGACAGGCCTGACTACACGCTGCTCTGGGACAGTTACCCGGAAGATGGGTCGACGCGTTTATCCGTAGCGGTAATCCAGAATCAACCAGGGCCGTATACTATGCCGGTAGACCTGAGAATATCAACCGGCGCCGGTACTGTTGACACCTTTCTCTGGGTCGATGAAGCCGAAGAATCTTTCCAGCTTGTGGTGGATGATCCTGTCGTCGACGTGCAGCTTGATCCGGACCACTGGGTCTTGCGCGAGCTTACGACATCGACGGTAGGAGATGAGGATCTCCCGCCTCTCACTCTCCTTTCACAGAATTACCCCAACCCGTTCAATCCCGTAACGAATATCAGTTTTACTCTAAGAAGGCCTTCCAACATCTCTCTGAAAATATTCGACCTGTCAGGCGCCCATATAGTCACTCTAGCAAGGGGATATTTCCAGGCTGGCACCTTTACCAGAAGATGGAACGGAATGAACGACCACGGCGAAAAAGTCTCCTCTGGACTCTATTTTTACAGATTATCCACCGACGGCATTGACATGACCCGAAAGATGGTCCTTCTAAGGTGA
- a CDS encoding tetratricopeptide repeat protein: protein MRRRSFLLTILTAGVILRIVYIIQLGRSDIGRILPLDMDFYFDLAARINSGGGLKGTAISFNPLYPFILSAITGIFGRSLLWPRIIQAVTGLATIGLIFFSGRFLGRRSGNVRSDGYTTGLIAAAAGLLYPQFLLYEGALLATVFVTFIAAASFAVALLVDSSLRDGSKIVLFSRPLPVEAAASLFGILLGAGALGRPNLFFPLILMLPLRFLISGTERKRSLRTSLLCVAGIIIMILPSAVYNAAQTGKFVPVTTHGGINFYIGNRPEATGIYDPPDGMRSDMRGLIEDAGRIAERESNRGLSMAEVSDYWFGRSKEWILTDPVGFARLLARKFVLFWNGAEVSDIVEISAYREECWILRLLILPYSIISVFAFAGFCFLFIGGRNRSIPSIFLLAALASIMFFYINTRYRIPSVPVLIVMAAFGVTSFADWVRGGRWKRATAVAVVGSSLSVPMAAVKTVAIDRSASYTFLGNHYMEEGEYIKGEKAFARAYDMAPQQVMTNINYARALLKQGKLDQARRFYSSAFNIDPDFPLLAVEYGSLLEQVGDRDEAAKAFLYAYRLDFKRDRLLACQFLSRLEYEKGDIPEAIEWIKKGLELAPGDEKLSRIMNELIMEINDQPTGLK, encoded by the coding sequence ATGCGAAGACGATCTTTTCTTCTTACGATCCTCACGGCAGGGGTCATATTAAGAATTGTCTATATCATCCAGCTTGGCAGGTCGGATATAGGCCGAATCCTTCCTCTTGACATGGACTTTTATTTCGATCTGGCAGCCCGCATAAACTCGGGGGGCGGATTGAAAGGAACAGCGATATCATTCAATCCTCTCTATCCTTTTATTCTAAGCGCCATAACCGGTATCTTCGGAAGGAGCCTGCTCTGGCCGAGGATCATACAGGCGGTCACCGGACTGGCTACCATAGGCCTCATATTTTTTTCAGGGCGTTTCCTCGGCCGAAGAAGCGGCAACGTCAGATCGGATGGATACACCACCGGGTTGATAGCGGCGGCGGCAGGGCTTCTTTATCCGCAGTTTCTTCTGTATGAAGGAGCGCTGCTGGCGACTGTTTTCGTGACATTTATCGCGGCAGCGTCTTTTGCCGTTGCCCTTCTGGTCGATTCCAGTCTTCGCGACGGGTCAAAGATCGTCCTGTTCTCCAGGCCGTTGCCGGTCGAGGCAGCTGCATCCTTATTCGGTATCCTTCTCGGCGCCGGAGCTCTTGGCAGGCCGAACCTCTTTTTCCCACTTATTCTTATGCTTCCTCTCCGGTTTCTGATCAGTGGTACTGAAAGAAAGAGGAGCCTTCGAACCAGTCTGCTCTGCGTAGCAGGCATAATCATCATGATCCTTCCTTCCGCTGTATATAACGCGGCACAGACCGGTAAGTTCGTGCCGGTGACGACTCATGGAGGAATAAACTTTTATATAGGAAACAGGCCGGAAGCGACCGGGATCTACGATCCTCCTGACGGGATGAGATCGGACATGCGAGGATTGATAGAAGATGCCGGGCGGATAGCCGAAAGAGAATCAAATCGCGGTCTCTCGATGGCTGAAGTGTCCGATTACTGGTTTGGACGTTCGAAAGAATGGATACTGACAGATCCGGTGGGATTCGCAAGGCTTCTGGCGAGGAAATTCGTCCTTTTCTGGAATGGGGCCGAAGTCTCCGATATCGTCGAGATATCGGCGTACAGGGAGGAATGCTGGATCCTCAGGCTTCTGATCCTGCCGTATTCGATCATATCGGTCTTTGCTTTCGCCGGATTCTGTTTTCTTTTTATCGGGGGGAGAAACAGGAGTATTCCGTCGATATTCCTCCTGGCGGCCCTCGCGTCGATAATGTTCTTCTATATCAATACACGCTACAGGATACCTTCAGTACCCGTCCTGATCGTCATGGCCGCATTCGGCGTGACAAGTTTCGCCGACTGGGTGAGAGGGGGTAGATGGAAGCGGGCGACGGCTGTCGCGGTTGTCGGATCTTCGCTGTCTGTGCCGATGGCAGCTGTAAAGACAGTCGCTATAGACAGGAGCGCCTCATATACCTTTCTCGGGAATCACTACATGGAGGAAGGTGAATATATCAAAGGTGAGAAAGCTTTTGCAAGGGCGTACGATATGGCACCGCAACAGGTCATGACCAATATAAACTATGCCCGAGCGCTGTTAAAACAGGGGAAACTCGATCAAGCCCGCCGATTTTATTCTTCGGCATTCAATATCGATCCGGATTTTCCTCTTCTCGCCGTAGAATATGGTTCGTTGCTCGAACAGGTCGGAGACAGGGATGAAGCGGCAAAAGCTTTTCTTTACGCGTATCGGCTTGATTTTAAAAGAGATCGTCTCCTTGCCTGCCAGTTTCTTTCGAGACTGGAATATGAAAAAGGCGATATACCGGAAGCGATTGAATGGATAAAGAAAGGCCTCGAGTTGGCCCCCGGCGATGAAAAACTTTCGCGGATCATGAATGAACTGATCATGGAGATCAATGACCAGCCCACGGGCTTGAAGTGA